DNA from Limnohabitans sp.:
CAAGTCAGCGGTTTTGCTGTACTTGAGGTTGGGTTTTTCGGTGTAGCGGCGCTTGCGAATGGCCCAGCCAATGTCGTTGCCAGCCAGGTCGCCCATTCGGAAAGGGCCCATGGCAAAGCCGAATTTCTCGACCGCTTTGTCCACCTGTGCGGGAGTGCAGCCTTCCTCGATCAAGAAACCGGCTTGGCGACTGTACTGCTCGATCATGCGGTTGCCGATGAAGCCATCGCACACACCCGAAACCACCGAGGTTTTCTTGATTTTTTTGCCGATGGCCATGACGGTGGCCATGACGTCTTTGGCGGTTTGCGCGCCGCGCACAACTTCCAAGAGCTTCATCACGTTGGCGGGGCTGAAAAAGTGCATGCCGACCACGTCTTGTGGGCGCTTGGTGAAGTTGGCAATCTGGTTCACGTCCAGGGTGGAGGTGTTGGAGGCCAAAATCGCGCCGGGCTTCATGACGGCATCCAGCTTCTTGAAGACAGCTTCTTTCACGCCCATTTCTTCGAACACGGCTTCAATCACCAGATCGGCTTGGCCGATGTCGTCGTAGCTGAGCGTGGTGCTGAGCAAGGCCATGCGCTGCTCGTATTTGTCTTGCTTGAGCTTGCCTTTTTTGACTTGTGCTTCGTAGTTCTTGCGAATGGTGGCCACGCCACGGTCGAGCGCGTCTTGTTTCATTTCGAGCATCTTGACCGGGATGCCCGCGTTCAGGAAGTTCATCGAGATGCCGCCACCCATGGTGCCGGCACCGATGACGGCAATGGACTTGATGTCTCGCATGGGTGTGTCCGCCGGCACGTCCGCAATCTTGGACGCCGCACGGTCGGCCATGAAGATGTGGCGCAGCGAGCGGCTTTCGGGGGTGAACATGAGGTTGGTGAAAATCTCACGCTCCAAAAACATGCCATCTTCGAATTTTTTCTGGGTGGCCGCCTCCACGGCATCCACGCATTTGGCTGGCGCTGGCAGGTTTTTGGCCATGCCTTTGACCATGTTGCGGGCGAACTGAAAGTAAGCGTCGCCTTGGGGGTGCTTGCAAGGCAAATTGCGCACCAAAGGCAATGGCGCACCATCGGCATGGGCTGCAGCCACTTTTTTGGCCATCGCCAAAGCCTCTTCGGCCAGCGACTCTGCAGATTGGGCCATGGCATCGAACAGCTTTTGACCGGGCAACATGGCGAGCATCTCGCTCTTGATGGCTTCGCCGCTGACGATCATGTTGAGGGCTGGCTCGACACCGATCACGCGGGGCAAACGCTGTGTGCCGCCTGCGCCAGGGATCAAGCCCAATTTGACTTCAGGCAAGGCAATGGAGGTGCCGGGTGCTGCAATGCGGTAGTGGCAGCCGAGCGCTAACTCAAGACCGCCACCCATCACCACCGAATGCATGGCGGCGACCACGGGTTTGGATGAATTCTCGCAAGCGCGAATCACGCTGAGCAAATTGGGTTCTTGCAAGGCTTTGGGGGAGCCAAACTCGCGGATGTCTGCGCCGCCCGAAAAAGCTTTGCCAGCACCCGTGATGACGATGGCCTTGACGGCGGGGTCGTTGTTGGCTTTTTCCAGGTTGTCGGTGATGCCCACGCGAGTGGACAGCCCCAAACCGTTGACGGGCGGGTTCATCAGTGTGATGACCGCGACATCACCGTGGACTTTGTATTCAGCTGTCATGCTGGAGTTCCTTAGATAGAAAATGAAAAAAGAACGACCGTTCGTTTATTGGCATTGTAGGCAAAAAAAAGGGCAACCAAAATATTTTTGTCGCCCCTGAGACCCGCCCTCACCTGAGGTGATCACACCTCCAGCCATTCCTTACGGATGTAGCTGTTGGCCCTCAGTTCATCGGGTGTGCCATCAAACACGATGCTGCCATGACCCATGACCAATGCCCTGTCAGAGATGTTCATGGCGATGGTCAGCTTTTGCTCAATCAGCAGCACCGACACACCTCGGGTTTTCAGGCTTTGCAGAAATTGCCCCACCAACTCCACGATCTTGGGCGCCAAACCTTCAGTAGGTTCATCGATGATGATGAGGTCAGGATCGCCCATCAGGGTTCGACACAAGGTGAGCATTTGTTGTTCACCCCCAGACAGAACACCGGCTTCGGTGTGCTCCCGCTCTTTCAGGCGGGGAAACATGTTGAACATGTCCTCGAACGACCACCTTCCATTTTGACCACTGCGCTTTTGTCCCAACTGCAAGTTCTGGTGCACAGTCAATTTGGGAAATATCTCCCGGTTTTCGGGGACATAACCCAGACCCTGGTGGGCAATTTCAAAGGCTTTTTTGCCTTGAATGGACTGCCCTTTCCAGTCGATTCGCCCTTGACATTCGACCAAACCCATGATGGCTTTGGCTGTGGTTGATCGACCTGAACCATTGCGCCCCAGGAGGGCCACGATTTCACCCGGCTTCACATCAAAGTTGACGCCATGCAGAACATGGCTTTTGCCGTAATAGGCATGCAGGTTATCAATCTTCAACATCAATGAACTCCCGCTTGACCGTCAGCCACAGGTGAGCCCAAGTAGGCTTCCTGTACTTTGGGATTGGCCCTGACCGCTTCAGGCGTGTCAAAAGCAATCACTTCGCCATAGACCACCACCGCTATTTTGTCGGCCAATCCAAAAACCACACCCATGTCGTGTTCGACCGTCAACAGTGTTTTGCCTACCGTGACTTCCTTGATGAGTTGGATGAATCGGGATGTTTCACTTTTGCTCATGCCCGCAGTGGGTTCGTCCAGCAAAATCACATCGGCACCACCTGCTATGGTGACACCAATTTCGAGTGCTCTTTGTTCGGCATAAGTCAGGTTCATGGCCAGGACATCACGCTTTTTGTGCAGCCGAATCATGTCCAGCAACTGGTCCGTGCGTTCGTTGGCATCTTTTAGACCAGACAGGAATTTGAAGAAGGTGTATTTGTAGCCGAGGCTCCACAGCAAGGCGCAGCGCAGATTTTCAAAAACACTCAATTTGGGAAAGATATTGGTGATTTGAAAACTGCGTGACAGGCCCATGCGATTGATTTCATAGGGTGTCTTGTTATGAATGCGTTGACCGTTGAGCAAAATGTCACCGGATGTTGGCCCAAAACGTCCGCTGATCAAATTGAACAAGGTCGATTTACCGGCGCCGTTGGGACCGATGACCGCCACGCGCTCTCCTGCATTGACCGCCAAATCCACACCGCGAATGATTTCGGTTTTACCAAAATTCTTGCGTACAGCCTTGAGTTCAAGGGCGTAACTCATACAGCAGTCTCCCTGCGTTTGATTTCTTTTTCAATTTCGGTCTGTATCCGCCCCCAATCCTGCGCAAATTGGCGACGGACAAGCTCGAAGAGGCCCAAGCCGGTGAACATGACAAAGGCAGAACCAAACCAACTGTCCAGTCCTTTGGCATTCAAGCTGATGCCCATGAACTTCACCGTGTCACCCAGCGCTGAATTAAGCTGCAAGTGATAGACCATCTCGATCATTGCCCCGGCTCCCGCCAACATGACCATGGCGGTCAAACCCAAAGCCAGGTAACTGGTCCATATTTGACGAAATTTGCCAAACATGGCGACACGCAAATTCATCATGATCAAACTGGCAATGCCGCCAGGGGCATACATCACCATGAACAAGAAAATCAAGCCCAGGTAAAGCAACCACGCCTTGGTCAGCTCCGACAGCAGCACAAAGGCAATGACCATCAGCATGCCACCGATGATCGGGCCGAAGAAGAATGTTGCCCCGCCCAAAAATGTGAAGAGCAAATAGGCGCCTGAACGGGCCGCTCCGACCACCTCGGCGGTCACGATCTCGAAGTTGAGTGCGCCCAGGCCGCCTGCAATGCCAGCAAAAAACCCGGAAATGATGAATGCCGAATAACGCACACGCTGGGTGTTGTAACCAATGAACTCGACCCGCTCTGGGTTGTCGCGCACCGCATTGAGAATCCGGCCCAATGGGGTCTGGGTAAACGCATACATGAGCGCCACACACACAAAGGTGTAAATCGCGATCAGGTAATAAACCTGAATTTGTTGGGCATAGGTGATGCCAAAGAACGGCTCACCGGTCACACGGTTGCCCGAGACACCCGCCTCCCCGCCAAAAAACTCAGAGAACATGAGCGACATGGCAAACACCAGCTCAGCCACACCTAGGGTGATCATGGCAAAGGGCGTGCCGGATTTGCGCGTGGTGACCCAGCCCAGCAAAATGGCAAAGCCCATGCCGGCCAGTCCGCCCACGATGGGCAGCAAACTGACAGGAATGTGCAGCTTGCCACCGGTCACGGCATTCAAGGCGTGGATGGCCATGTAAGAGCCCAACCCGGTGTAAACCGCATGGCCAAAGCTGAGCATGCCGCCCTGACCTAAGAGCATGTTGTAGGACAGGCAGGCAATGATGGCAATGCCCATTTGCGCCAACATGGTGATCGACAAGTTGCTGGTGAACACCAAAGGCGCGAATACCAACAGCAAGGCGAAAGCGCTCCAGATGACCCAACGACCGACGTTGTATGGTTTGAATTTGTAAACAGCAGCCATGTCTTATCCCTCGCGTGTGCCCAAGAGGCCCTTGGGCCGGAAGATCAGGATCAGAACCAGGAACAAGTAGGGCAAGATCGGTGCGACCTGTGAAATGGTGAGTTTCGCAAAAGAGTTTTCCTGGGTGGCTGCAGACAAGGCCCAGCCCATGTCTTTGGCCAAAGTCAGGAACGAGTAGTCAATGGCGACGGCAAAGGTCTGAATCACGCCAATCAAGACCGAGGCCAAGAAAGCGCCGGACAAAGAGCCCATGCCGCCCACCACCACCACGACAAAAATCACCGAGCCGACAGTGGCTGCCATGGCAGGTTCGGTCACAAAGGTGCTGCCACCAATGACGCCGGCCAAGCCAGCCAAACCAGTGCCTGCACCAAAAACCAGCATGAAAACACGGGGCACGTTGTGGCCCAGGGATTCGACCATCTCGGGGTGTGTCAAAGCTGCCTGAATCACCAGACCGATGCGGGTGCGTGTGAGCAAGAGCCACAAGGACAACAACATCAACACGGCCACCAACATCATGAACCCTCGTGTGGCTGGAAACGGTGAGCAGACCAAGCGCACCGCGGCATCAGCCGTTGTACAAGCCTCTGCCGGAGCCGCGCCCCATACAAAACTGAGGCCATCAACAGAATGGTTGATCAAGGTGAACGCTGAGCTGCGCAAAAATTCTGGTGGCAGAAACTCCACGGCCGTGCGCCCCCAAACCAGTTGCACCAGCTCCAGAAGCACATAAGACAAGCCAAAGGTCACCAACAACTCGGGGACATGGCCAAAAGGATGAACTTTGCGCAATGTCACGCGCTCAAAGACGGCACCAAGTGCACCGACGAGCAAAGGGGCAATCACCAAAGCAGGCCAAAAACCCATCCAACCGGAAAGGGTATAGCCAAAATAGGCGCCCACCATATAAAAACTGGCGTGCGCAAAGTTGAGCACGCCCATCATGCTGAAAATCAGCGTCAGGCCGGAGCTGAGCATGAAGAGCAACAGTCCGTAACTGAGACCGTTGAGCATGGAGATGATGAAAAACTCCATAAAAACTTTCCAGACCTTCAAGGGTCTAACTGCGTTACCGAAAGTGGGCCAGATCAACCGCCCCAATGAAGGGATGCAAAAAACAAAAGACCCGATGAACGTGTGTTGATCGGGTCTGGGCCCACACTGCAAGGCGGTGACTGGACGTCATCCCCCTCGCATCACTGAACGGTGTTGACGTCCCGTGTTTAGCCTGGACGCTTCATCTGGCAGCTGGTAGGCGTGCTGGAGATGAACGATGGGTATTCCTTGACGGGAGCCAAGGTCATGCCAGTGTTTTCTGGGCTGTAGGGGAACTTCTTGTCCGCCTTTTGCCAGACCGTCATCCACAAGGGTTGCTGCAGCTGGTGGTCGGTTTTGCGCATTTGCACTTCACCGTGGTAGCTCTTGAACGTCAAACCCGAGAGGGCCGCTGCCACTTTGACCGGATCGGTCGATTTGGCCTTAGCCATGGCATCACCCAGAGCGCTGTAGATCGAAATTACGGAGCCTGTGTAGAAGTCATCGTTGAACTTTTGCTTGAACTCGGCCATCCATTTGCCCATTTCACCACCCATGTTGTAGTGGTTGTAGGAAATTTGATAGACACGTCCTGCACCCCCTTGGCCCAAGGCGGTTGGAGTGCCGGACACACCGGTGTAGTAGGTGTAGAACTTGCCGTTGTAACCGCCTTCATTGGCCGCCTTGATCAGCAAAGCCAGGTCAGAGCCCCAGTTGCCGGTGATGACGGTGTCAGCGCCCGAAGCCTTGATCTTGGCGATGTAGGGTGCGAAATCACGCACTTGCGCCAAAGGATGCAGGTCTTCACCCACGATTTTCACATCGGGCATCTTGCGTGCAATGTTTTCCTTGGCAAAACGCACCATTTGGTGGCCGTGAGAATAGTTCTGGTTGAGCAGGTAGACATTCTTGATGTCTTTCTGGTCTTTCATGAACGTGGTCATGGCTTCCATCTTCATGGAAGTGTCGGCATCAAAGCGGAAGTGCCAGTAGCTGCACTTGCTGTTGGTGAAATCAGGGTCAACCGCAGAGTGGTTCAAGAAAATGATTTCTTTGCCGGGGTTGCGTTCGTTGTGCTTGTTCACGGCTTCGATCAAGGCGCCTGCCACCGACGAACCGTTGCCTTGGGTGATGTAACGCACACCCTGGTCCATAGCGGCTTTGAGCGCGTTCAAGCTTTCAGCAGGGCTTAATTTGTTGTCAATGCCGATGACTTCAAACTTGACGCCGGCCGGGTTGGTTTTGCTGAACTTTTCAGCAAAAAACTGAAAGCTTTTGAGTTGGTTGCTTCCCACAGGGGCCATCAAACCAGATAAGGGGTCGATCCAGGCAATTTTGACGGTTTCACCCTTTTGGGCATACGCCCCCATGGCTGAGGCTGCCAGTGCAGTTGCCGCGATCAAACGAATGGTGGTTTTCATTTCATGGTCTCCTAGGTTGAGTAACAAACTCGATAAGCGTAACCGCTGATTCGATAAATTCGCTCGGGGTTTGCACCTAAGGCATATCACCCTTGCGACTCTGAATCTGGCTTTTGCATGCAAATCACAAGCCAGGCAAAACATAGTTGGCCAACTGCTCGCGTAACTTGGTCTTGAGCATCTTGCCGGTGCCGCCCAAAGGAATGGTCTCGACAAAGACCACATCGTCCGGAATCTGCCACTTGGCGGTTTTGCCTTCGTAGAAAGCCAGTAGCGCTTCATGCGTGACCTCGGCCCCGGGCTTTTTGACCACGCACACAATCGGCCGCTCGTCCCACTTGGGGTGACGTATGCCGATGCAGGCGGCCATGGCCACGGCCGGGTGCGCCATGGCGATGTTTTCCACATCGATCGAGCTGATCCATTCGCCGCCGGACTTGATCACGTCTTTCCTGCGGTCGGTGATTTGCATGAAGCCATCGGTGTCGATGGTGGCCACATCGCCCGTAGGGAACCAGCCGTCCACCAAAGGGTTGCCGCCTTCTTGTTTGTAGTACGACTCAATGACCCAGGGGCCTTTGACCAGCAGATCACCTGCGGCTTTGCCATCGTGCGGCAGGGTTTGACCCTCGGCGTCCACGATTTTCATGTCAATGCCAAAAATGCAGCGTCCTTGCTTCATGCGCAGCTTCATCTGCTGCTCAGCAGGCAGGCTCAAATGCTTGTTTTTGAGGGTACAGACAGTGCCCAGTGGGCTGAGTTCGGTCATGCCCCAGGCGTGCAGCACGTCCACGTTGTAGTTCTGACGGAAGGCGTCGATCATGGCGGGCGGACAAGCCGAGCCGCCAATCACGGTGCGGCCCAGTGTGCTGAACTTCAAGCCTGCGGGCGCCATGTGGCCCAACAGCATTTGCCACACGGTGGGCACGCCGGCCGCA
Protein-coding regions in this window:
- a CDS encoding ABC transporter ATP-binding protein, whose amino-acid sequence is MSYALELKAVRKNFGKTEIIRGVDLAVNAGERVAVIGPNGAGKSTLFNLISGRFGPTSGDILLNGQRIHNKTPYEINRMGLSRSFQITNIFPKLSVFENLRCALLWSLGYKYTFFKFLSGLKDANERTDQLLDMIRLHKKRDVLAMNLTYAEQRALEIGVTIAGGADVILLDEPTAGMSKSETSRFIQLIKEVTVGKTLLTVEHDMGVVFGLADKIAVVVYGEVIAFDTPEAVRANPKVQEAYLGSPVADGQAGVH
- a CDS encoding 3-(methylthio)propionyl-CoA ligase gives rise to the protein MLGLMQQQSLLISALIEFAEQHHGDSAVVSRRVEGDIHRSDWAQVARRSRQVANALDAQKLPQGTRIATLAWNGYRHLELYFGVSGSGRVLHTLNPRLHPEQMAWIANHAEDQVLCFDMTFLPLVQALHSHCKTITHYVALCDADKLPADTGIPHLVSYEAWMGQQPSTYDWPQLDENTACSLCYTSGTTGNPKGALYSHRSTVLHAYAAALPDSMCISARDAILPVVPMFHVNAWGIPYSAAMAGAKLVFPGPALDGKSVYELIEAEGVTFAAGVPTVWQMLLGHMAPAGLKFSTLGRTVIGGSACPPAMIDAFRQNYNVDVLHAWGMTELSPLGTVCTLKNKHLSLPAEQQMKLRMKQGRCIFGIDMKIVDAEGQTLPHDGKAAGDLLVKGPWVIESYYKQEGGNPLVDGWFPTGDVATIDTDGFMQITDRRKDVIKSGGEWISSIDVENIAMAHPAVAMAACIGIRHPKWDERPIVCVVKKPGAEVTHEALLAFYEGKTAKWQIPDDVVFVETIPLGGTGKMLKTKLREQLANYVLPGL
- a CDS encoding branched-chain amino acid ABC transporter substrate-binding protein, with amino-acid sequence MKTTIRLIAATALAASAMGAYAQKGETVKIAWIDPLSGLMAPVGSNQLKSFQFFAEKFSKTNPAGVKFEVIGIDNKLSPAESLNALKAAMDQGVRYITQGNGSSVAGALIEAVNKHNERNPGKEIIFLNHSAVDPDFTNSKCSYWHFRFDADTSMKMEAMTTFMKDQKDIKNVYLLNQNYSHGHQMVRFAKENIARKMPDVKIVGEDLHPLAQVRDFAPYIAKIKASGADTVITGNWGSDLALLIKAANEGGYNGKFYTYYTGVSGTPTALGQGGAGRVYQISYNHYNMGGEMGKWMAEFKQKFNDDFYTGSVISIYSALGDAMAKAKSTDPVKVAAALSGLTFKSYHGEVQMRKTDHQLQQPLWMTVWQKADKKFPYSPENTGMTLAPVKEYPSFISSTPTSCQMKRPG
- a CDS encoding branched-chain amino acid ABC transporter permease, producing MAAVYKFKPYNVGRWVIWSAFALLLVFAPLVFTSNLSITMLAQMGIAIIACLSYNMLLGQGGMLSFGHAVYTGLGSYMAIHALNAVTGGKLHIPVSLLPIVGGLAGMGFAILLGWVTTRKSGTPFAMITLGVAELVFAMSLMFSEFFGGEAGVSGNRVTGEPFFGITYAQQIQVYYLIAIYTFVCVALMYAFTQTPLGRILNAVRDNPERVEFIGYNTQRVRYSAFIISGFFAGIAGGLGALNFEIVTAEVVGAARSGAYLLFTFLGGATFFFGPIIGGMLMVIAFVLLSELTKAWLLYLGLIFLFMVMYAPGGIASLIMMNLRVAMFGKFRQIWTSYLALGLTAMVMLAGAGAMIEMVYHLQLNSALGDTVKFMGISLNAKGLDSWFGSAFVMFTGLGLFELVRRQFAQDWGRIQTEIEKEIKRRETAV
- a CDS encoding ABC transporter ATP-binding protein, translating into MLKIDNLHAYYGKSHVLHGVNFDVKPGEIVALLGRNGSGRSTTAKAIMGLVECQGRIDWKGQSIQGKKAFEIAHQGLGYVPENREIFPKLTVHQNLQLGQKRSGQNGRWSFEDMFNMFPRLKEREHTEAGVLSGGEQQMLTLCRTLMGDPDLIIIDEPTEGLAPKIVELVGQFLQSLKTRGVSVLLIEQKLTIAMNISDRALVMGHGSIVFDGTPDELRANSYIRKEWLEV
- a CDS encoding 3-hydroxyacyl-CoA dehydrogenase NAD-binding domain-containing protein, with amino-acid sequence MTAEYKVHGDVAVITLMNPPVNGLGLSTRVGITDNLEKANNDPAVKAIVITGAGKAFSGGADIREFGSPKALQEPNLLSVIRACENSSKPVVAAMHSVVMGGGLELALGCHYRIAAPGTSIALPEVKLGLIPGAGGTQRLPRVIGVEPALNMIVSGEAIKSEMLAMLPGQKLFDAMAQSAESLAEEALAMAKKVAAAHADGAPLPLVRNLPCKHPQGDAYFQFARNMVKGMAKNLPAPAKCVDAVEAATQKKFEDGMFLEREIFTNLMFTPESRSLRHIFMADRAASKIADVPADTPMRDIKSIAVIGAGTMGGGISMNFLNAGIPVKMLEMKQDALDRGVATIRKNYEAQVKKGKLKQDKYEQRMALLSTTLSYDDIGQADLVIEAVFEEMGVKEAVFKKLDAVMKPGAILASNTSTLDVNQIANFTKRPQDVVGMHFFSPANVMKLLEVVRGAQTAKDVMATVMAIGKKIKKTSVVSGVCDGFIGNRMIEQYSRQAGFLIEEGCTPAQVDKAVEKFGFAMGPFRMGDLAGNDIGWAIRKRRYTEKPNLKYSKTADLLCEMGRYGQKTGAGWYDYQTGKRDAIPSAVVVEMIEKHRAALGLTPRKISDEEIVQRLVYSLVNEACHILEEGIASKASDIDMVYITGYGFPFWRGGPMLYADTVGLFNVAEDMKRFAKNPHDDAQFWQPAPLLARLAAEGKTFN
- a CDS encoding branched-chain amino acid ABC transporter permease, coding for MEFFIISMLNGLSYGLLLFMLSSGLTLIFSMMGVLNFAHASFYMVGAYFGYTLSGWMGFWPALVIAPLLVGALGAVFERVTLRKVHPFGHVPELLVTFGLSYVLLELVQLVWGRTAVEFLPPEFLRSSAFTLINHSVDGLSFVWGAAPAEACTTADAAVRLVCSPFPATRGFMMLVAVLMLLSLWLLLTRTRIGLVIQAALTHPEMVESLGHNVPRVFMLVFGAGTGLAGLAGVIGGSTFVTEPAMAATVGSVIFVVVVVGGMGSLSGAFLASVLIGVIQTFAVAIDYSFLTLAKDMGWALSAATQENSFAKLTISQVAPILPYLFLVLILIFRPKGLLGTREG